A portion of the Epinephelus moara isolate mb chromosome 4, YSFRI_EMoa_1.0, whole genome shotgun sequence genome contains these proteins:
- the LOC126389207 gene encoding protein FAM53C-like produces the protein MVTLITEQLRKQSLEEPYYKAFSFNINASLPAVGSSPTVSWSACRSTQETSSATHPSSKANLLDDSCGLDFLWPPSHSGEPLQRPEVSFTNKAFQSSPPPPPPKRHCRSLSVPEDLSQCRSTWHPSASKVWTPVKRGCQSGGASSSSSGASSLPLCGPSSSFTSSSLNSSSSPTFFSLALSSDSPLPWSFSWDPCDKLKGACSASFATPSSCSSSPAPLVSHSVLQRRFSLSPVHIQDASVVLLPPQPSPSSALTYGCSGMEHPALSPSPTSACSTPSSSRRDLHPALPRCHSQPCDMRKPRLKRRHDPDVLPCPRPGLDFSKMTQIGNHESLVCATGGCIVPASSQAEQRSAFSPAEFLGRASIGPLSESEEEEEEEEEEEEDKRKRTAIDGGQKIVFERDCTELDLTLIEEN, from the exons ATGGTGACGCTTATCACAGAGCAGCTCCGTAAGCAAAGTTTGGAAGAGCCTTACTACAAGGCTTTCTCATTCAATATAAATGCG TCTTTACCTGCAGTGGGCTCCAGTCCCACTGTCTCGTGGAGTGCTTGTAGATCAACACAAG AGACTAGCTCAGCTACACACCCGTCATCCAAAGCCAACCTTCTGGATGATTCCTGTGGATTGGACTTCCTGTGGCCTCCTTCCCACTCTGGAGAACCTCTCCAGAGACCAGAGGTTTCTTTTACAAACAAGGCTTTCCAAAGCTCACCTCCACCCCCACCGCCGAAACGCCACTGCCGGTCCCTCTCTGTTCCAGAGGACCTGTCTCAGTGTCGCTCCACCTGGCATCCCAGTGCATCCAAGGTTTGGACCCCAGTCAAACGTGGCTGCCAAAGTGGAGGAGCATCTAGTTCAAGCTCTGGAGCCAGCTCTCTGCCACTTTGTGGGCCCAGTTCTTCTTTTACCTCCTCCTCCCTAAATTCATCTTCTAGCCCTACCTTCTTTAGCTTAGCACTGTCCTCTGACTCCCCGCTACCATGGAGCTTCTCATGGGATCCCTGTGACAAACTGAAAGGAGCCTGTTCTGCCTCCTTCGCTACtccttcctcctgctcctcctcaccGGCCCCACTGGTTTCTCACTCAGTGCTGCAGCGCcgcttctccctctcccctgtgCACATTCAGGATGCCTCTGTGGTGCTCCTGCCCCCCCAGCCCTCCCCTTCTTCTGCTCTGACATATGGCTGTTCTGGCATGGAACACCCAGCCCTGTCTCCGTCTCCCACTTCAGCCTGCAGCACACCATCCTCTTCTAGGCGCGACCTGCACCCAGCGCTGCCACGATGCCACTCACAGCCCTGCGACATGCGCAAGCCTCGCTTGAAGAGGCGCCATGACCCGGATGTTCTGCCCTGCCCCAGGCCAGGCCTTGACTTCAGTAAGATGACACAG ATTGGTAATCACGAGAGCCTAGTGTGTGCTACAGGTGGCTGCATCGTTCCAGCGTCTTCCCAGGCAGAGCAGCGCTCAGCCTTCTCCCCTGCCGAGTTCCTGGGACGAGCCAGCATCGGGCCACTGAGTGaaagtgaagaggaggaggaggaagaagaagaagaggaagaggataaaagaaaaaggactGCAATCGATGGAGGGCAAAAGATtgtttttgaaagagactgtacagAACTGGACTTGACCCTTATAGAAGAGAACTGA